GGCAGTGTTTTGCTCGACCATTACTGTGTCATCTATCGCATCAAGTGACAATTGGTCAATGGGAATATTGCCAAACTCAGGATGAGGGAAGTTCGCTAGATGTCGCAGTTTTCCTGCTCCATGACTATCTCAAATCCTGCAATCAACCTGTTCATCTGATTGGTCATAGTACCGGAGGATTGCTAGGGCTACTTTATGCCCAGCGATATCCAGAAACAGTCAAGTCTTTAACCCTATTAGCTGTAGGTGTTGATGCAGCAATTGACTGGCAAGCCCATTACTACGTTCATCGCCATAATTTGAGTCGCCAGGAAACTCTCCAGGCAATGGCTTACAACCTATTTGGCTATCAAAACGAACGGACTATCAATAGTTTAATTAAGCTGTTGAAGCGAGACTTAGATTGTTCTCTATCTCCTAATTCCTTATTTCAAAGGCTGAGCGTGTCTCCAAGCAGAGTTCCAGTGCCTTTGATGATCTGTGGTAGCAAGGATGACATTGTTGTCGAGCCTGATGCTTTGCAAGGATGGAAACCTTGGTTGAAGGAGGGCGATCGCCTATGGGAATGCCTGGAAGGACGGCATTTTTTTCATTTCTTCCAGTTTCAACTTGTGGGAGAACAGATATGCAATTTTTGGCAATCTTTCCAACCTTTAGATTTACTTTGTTCCAGCCTGACCCTTTAAGTAAATTTTTTGGATCTTAAATAGCCGTTAATTGGGAGCTGAGGATAGATAATGCTGCAATTGTTTCTAATTGGAATTATTAAACCGTTAGCGTTTCCTGTTTATTGCTTGTGTGGTTTAACATTGGCAGGTGTATTTCT
This window of the Chroococcidiopsis sp. CCMEE 29 genome carries:
- a CDS encoding alpha/beta fold hydrolase; translation: MPNLPDALFLSTSPSWQCFARPLLCHLSHQVTIGQWEYCQTQDEGSSLDVAVFLLHDYLKSCNQPVHLIGHSTGGLLGLLYAQRYPETVKSLTLLAVGVDAAIDWQAHYYVHRHNLSRQETLQAMAYNLFGYQNERTINSLIKLLKRDLDCSLSPNSLFQRLSVSPSRVPVPLMICGSKDDIVVEPDALQGWKPWLKEGDRLWECLEGRHFFHFFQFQLVGEQICNFWQSFQPLDLLCSSLTL